In the Stakelama saccharophila genome, GAGGAGCTGTTCGACGAGATCGAGGAAATACCCATCGGCGCCGCCTCGATCGCGCAGGTCCACCGTGCCGTGACCACCGATGGAAGACGGGTCGCGATCAAGGTTCTGCGCCCCGGCATCGAAGCCGAATTCGCGCGCGCCATCGACACCTATGAATGGGCCGCGGCCCAGGTCGAGGCGATGGGCGGAGAAGCCGCGCGACTGCGGCCGCGACTCGTGATCGAGACGTTCAAACGCTGGACCGCGCGCGAACTCGATCTTCGGCGCGAAGCGGCCTCGGCATCGGAACTCGCCGTCGGCATGGAGGCGGAACCCGACTTTGTCGTGCCGGCGATCGATTGGCAGCGTACCACCGGCCGGGTGATGACGCTCGAATGGGTCGACGGCATCAAATTGTCGAACCGCGACGCGCTGATCGAGGCCGGCCACGATGTTTCCCTGCTCGCCGCGCGCCTGGTCCGCGCCTTCCTGCGCCAGGCCATTGCCGAGGGCTTCTTCCACGCCGACATGCACCAGGGGAACCTGTTCGCGCTGGCGGACGGGCGCATCGCTGCGATCGATTTCGGCATCATGGGCCGGATCGACCGGCGGGCACGCGTCTGGCTGGCCGAAATTCTCTATGGACTGATCACGGGCGACTATAAGCGCGTCGCCGAGATTCACTTCGAGGCGGGCTATGTCCCCGCCCACCACAATGTCGCCGAATTCGCCACGGCCCTGCGCGCGGTCGGCGAGCCGGTGCGCGGCATGCCGGTCAAGGACATGTCGATCGGCATGATGCTGGACTCGCTGTTCAACATCACCCGCGATTTCGACATGCAGACGCAGCCGCATCTACTCCTGCTGCAAAAGACCATGGTGATGATCGAGGGCGTCGCCACGACGCTCGACCCCGACATCAACCTGTGGGAAACCGCCGCGCCCTTCGTGCGGGAATGGATACGCACCGAACTCGGCCCGGAAGCCGCGATCGCCGACAAGCTGATCGAGGATTTCCGCACTATCGCCCGCCTGCCGCAACTCGTGCGCAATCTGGAAGCGCGCTATCCCTCGCCCGGCGGCGCCCCGCCTTCCCCGCCCTTGAAGGACATCGAGATCGTGCGGGTCGGCGGCGGCTGGCGCTATATCGCGGTCGCGGCGGTGACCGCGGCGGTCAGCATCGCCGCGACGCTGTTGGCCGTACATTCCTGATGGTGCGGGGCGCGCCGCCTGTCTGGCTGCGGCGCCCAAGCCGGTTCGCCGGCCTGGCGCGGGGACCGGCCATCACCGTGCTGATCGCGCTGGGCGTGCTCATCCTGTTCTGCCTGACCACGCTCGGCACGGCCGCACCGGGCGACGGCATGAGCGGCAACGCACCGCCGGCGGGTCAGCAAGACATCTATCTGTACGGATCAATCGTCAGCGGCCTGCGCGCCGGCGGCGACTATTACGGCGTGGCGGTGGAGGCCCTGCGCGCCGGCAATTTCCCGCTGAAGCCCTTCTTCACCTTCCGCCTGCCGACCTTGGCGGTGGTCGAGGCCGCCCTTCCCGCCTGGGGAGTCGCCATGCTCCTCTACCTCCTCGCCGCCTGCGTCGCCGCCGCCTGGTTCGTGCGGCTGCGTGATGCACTGGCCGCCCGGCCGGCCCCGCTCGCTGCGGCCATGGTGGCGCTGATGGCGGGCATGCTGGCATGCGTGCAAACCGACATAGCCGCATTCCACGAAATATGGGCCGCGCAACTGATCGCATTGTCGCTCGCGCTGTGGCGACCGGACCGCTGGCTGGAATCGATCGCGGTGGCGTTGATGGCGATGCTGATCCGCGAAACCGCTGCGCTTTACACGATCATCATGGCACTGTTCGCATTCCGCAGCGGACGACGTGGCGAACTGGCGGGCTGGGGCGCCGCGCTGGCGATCTTCGCCGTCGCCGTCGGCCTGCATGCCTATGCGGTGTCGCAGGTGGTCGGACCGCTCGATCCCGCATCGCCGGGTTGGGCGGGGCTGAACGGTTTCGGCTTCTTCACCCGCGCGCTCATCCTGTCCACCGCGCTTCAGGCGCTACCGCTTTGGCTGGGCGCGATCCTGGTCGCGGGTGCATGGTGGGGCTGGGCAGCCTGGGACGATCCGTTGGCAATCCGCGCGCTGGCGGTGTTCGCCGCCTATGCGCTGCTCGTCGGCATCGCGGCGCGCCAGGACAATTTCTATTGGGCGCTTCTCGTCGCCCCGGCATTTCCGATCGGCCTCGCCTTCCTGCCCGATGGCGTGCGCGATCTGGTCAGCGCCGCCCTCGACAGACGCCACGTTCGGGTGCAGAGGATCACGCGATGAAGCGCATCCTGCTGATCGTCGGCGGCGGCATCGCCGCGTACAAGGCGTGCGAACTGATCCGGCTCGCGCGCAAGGCGGGCCTCTCGGTCCGCTGCGTCCTGACCGACGCGGGGGCGCAGTTCGTCACCCCCATGACGCTTGCGGCGCTGTCCGAACAGCCGGTCCACACCAGCTTGTGGGACCTGAAGGACGAGGCCGAAATGGGCCACATCCAGCTCAGCAGGGAGGCCGACCTCGTCGTCGTGGCGCCGGCGACGGCCGATCT is a window encoding:
- the ubiB gene encoding 2-polyprenylphenol 6-hydroxylase; amino-acid sequence: MTAPLVHLFRLLKWGRILARHGALTGIEEDRNTPRPIRRLARIARMGARVPRTPRYADAFQEIGPAAIKLGQTLATRPDLVGEQAARDLLRLQDALPPVDFTIICEEIRSSFGRPIEELFDEIEEIPIGAASIAQVHRAVTTDGRRVAIKVLRPGIEAEFARAIDTYEWAAAQVEAMGGEAARLRPRLVIETFKRWTARELDLRREAASASELAVGMEAEPDFVVPAIDWQRTTGRVMTLEWVDGIKLSNRDALIEAGHDVSLLAARLVRAFLRQAIAEGFFHADMHQGNLFALADGRIAAIDFGIMGRIDRRARVWLAEILYGLITGDYKRVAEIHFEAGYVPAHHNVAEFATALRAVGEPVRGMPVKDMSIGMMLDSLFNITRDFDMQTQPHLLLLQKTMVMIEGVATTLDPDINLWETAAPFVREWIRTELGPEAAIADKLIEDFRTIARLPQLVRNLEARYPSPGGAPPSPPLKDIEIVRVGGGWRYIAVAAVTAAVSIAATLLAVHS